The proteins below are encoded in one region of Synchiropus splendidus isolate RoL2022-P1 chromosome 13, RoL_Sspl_1.0, whole genome shotgun sequence:
- the prpf38b gene encoding pre-mRNA-splicing factor 38B isoform X2: MAVNQLAAQAVSKPSSGKHGNNLPLWGNEKTMNLNPMILTNVLSSPYFKVQLYELKTYHEVVDEIYFKVTHVEPWEKGSRKTAGQTGMCGGVRGVGTGGIVSTAFCLLYKLFTLKLTRKQVMGLITHIDSPYIRALGFMYIRYTQPPTDLIDWYDDFLDDEEELDVKAGGGCVMTIGEMLRSFLTKLEWFSTLFPRIPVPVQKSIDQQMKARPRKVAQREAVEEEEEEEAPSAETGRQSDRRRSRSPRRTPSPRRSPKRSRSRSHHRDRERERDRHGPSFDRELERERDRQKKERDGRDRDRDRGERDRRRSRSADRNQERRERRRSRSASREKRSERRDREREGADDRSKRKERDHHKDRGNERERSRDKKSRGEADERRHKDDRDRHRDEKKGKRSSRSRSKERRHKGGGEEKSRKRECSHSRERERERCHKRSRSKDRGHHQKESSNDQGKHDRRRSPSV; this comes from the exons ATGGCTGTGAACCAGCTCGCAGCGCAGGCCGTTAGCAAACCCTCTTCAGGAAAACATGGAAACAATCTGCCGCTGTGGGGCAACGAGAAGACGATGAACCTCAACCCCATGATTCTCACCAACGTTCTCTCATCGCCCTATTTCAAAGTCCAGCTGTATGAACTGAAGACCTACCACGAAGTCGTGGACGAGATCTACTTCAAG GTGACTCATGTGGAGCCGTGGGAGAAAGGAAGCAGAAAAACTGCAGGCCAGACTGGAATGTGTGGAGGG GTACGTGGAGTCGGCACTGGCGGCATTGTATCCACAGCTTTCTGTCTTCTGTACAAACTGTTTACCCTCAAGCTGACTCGCAAACAGGTCATGGGCTTGATCACTCACATTGACTCCCCCTACATCCGAGCCCTCGGCTTCATGTACATACG ATACACACAGCCTCCGACAGATCTAATCGATTGGTATGACGACTTCttggatgatgaggag GAGCTCGACGTGAAGGCCGGTGGCGGCTGTGTCATGACCATCGGAGAGATGCTGCGCTCCTTCTTGACCAAGCTGGAGTGGTTCTCCACGCTCTTCCCTCGAATCCCAGTGCCGGTGCAGAAGAGCATCGACCAACAGATGAAGGCCAGACCTCGGAAGGTTGCACAGCGGGAAGCcgtggaagaagaggaggaagaggaagctccTTCCGCGGAGACGGGAAGACAGTCGGATCGGCGGCGCTCCAG GAGCCCCAGACGGACGCCGAGCCCCAGACGCTCTCCTAAAAGGTCGAGAAGCAGAAGCcaccacagagacagagagcgggAGCGGGACCGCCACGGGCCCAGCTTCGACCGAGAACTGGAGAGGGAGCGAGACAGgcagaagaaggagagggaCGGCAGGGACCGGGACCGAGACAGGGGGGAAAGGGACAGGCGGCGGTCGCGCAGTGCGGACAGGAACCAGGAGAGACGAGAGCGAAGGCGGAGTCGCAGTGCCAGCCGGGAGAAACGGAGCGAGCGGCGAGACAGGGAGCGAGAGGGTGCCGACGACAGGAGCAAGAGGAAAGAGCGAGACCATCACAAAGATCGAGGCAACGAACGGGAGCGGTCCCGGGATAAGAAGAGCAGGGGGGAGGCCGACGAGCGGCGACACAAAGACGACAGGGACAGACACAGAGACGAGAAGAAGGGGAAGAGGTCGAGCAGAAGTCGGAGCAAGGAGAGGAGGCACAAGGgtggaggggaggagaagagcaggaagagagagtgcagtcacagcagagagagggagcgagagcgCTGTCACAAGCGCAGTCGCAGCAAAGACAGAGGGCATCATCAGAAAGAGTCCAGTAATGATCAGGGCAAACATGACCGACGAAGGAGTCCCAgtgtttaa
- the prpf38b gene encoding pre-mRNA-splicing factor 38B isoform X1 → MAVNQLAAQAVSKPSSGKHGNNLPLWGNEKTMNLNPMILTNVLSSPYFKVQLYELKTYHEVVDEIYFKVTHVEPWEKGSRKTAGQTGMCGGVRGVGTGGIVSTAFCLLYKLFTLKLTRKQVMGLITHIDSPYIRALGFMYIRYTQPPTDLIDWYDDFLDDEEMANEQQELDVKAGGGCVMTIGEMLRSFLTKLEWFSTLFPRIPVPVQKSIDQQMKARPRKVAQREAVEEEEEEEAPSAETGRQSDRRRSRSPRRTPSPRRSPKRSRSRSHHRDRERERDRHGPSFDRELERERDRQKKERDGRDRDRDRGERDRRRSRSADRNQERRERRRSRSASREKRSERRDREREGADDRSKRKERDHHKDRGNERERSRDKKSRGEADERRHKDDRDRHRDEKKGKRSSRSRSKERRHKGGGEEKSRKRECSHSRERERERCHKRSRSKDRGHHQKESSNDQGKHDRRRSPSV, encoded by the exons ATGGCTGTGAACCAGCTCGCAGCGCAGGCCGTTAGCAAACCCTCTTCAGGAAAACATGGAAACAATCTGCCGCTGTGGGGCAACGAGAAGACGATGAACCTCAACCCCATGATTCTCACCAACGTTCTCTCATCGCCCTATTTCAAAGTCCAGCTGTATGAACTGAAGACCTACCACGAAGTCGTGGACGAGATCTACTTCAAG GTGACTCATGTGGAGCCGTGGGAGAAAGGAAGCAGAAAAACTGCAGGCCAGACTGGAATGTGTGGAGGG GTACGTGGAGTCGGCACTGGCGGCATTGTATCCACAGCTTTCTGTCTTCTGTACAAACTGTTTACCCTCAAGCTGACTCGCAAACAGGTCATGGGCTTGATCACTCACATTGACTCCCCCTACATCCGAGCCCTCGGCTTCATGTACATACG ATACACACAGCCTCCGACAGATCTAATCGATTGGTATGACGACTTCttggatgatgaggag ATGGCCAATGAGCAGCAG GAGCTCGACGTGAAGGCCGGTGGCGGCTGTGTCATGACCATCGGAGAGATGCTGCGCTCCTTCTTGACCAAGCTGGAGTGGTTCTCCACGCTCTTCCCTCGAATCCCAGTGCCGGTGCAGAAGAGCATCGACCAACAGATGAAGGCCAGACCTCGGAAGGTTGCACAGCGGGAAGCcgtggaagaagaggaggaagaggaagctccTTCCGCGGAGACGGGAAGACAGTCGGATCGGCGGCGCTCCAG GAGCCCCAGACGGACGCCGAGCCCCAGACGCTCTCCTAAAAGGTCGAGAAGCAGAAGCcaccacagagacagagagcgggAGCGGGACCGCCACGGGCCCAGCTTCGACCGAGAACTGGAGAGGGAGCGAGACAGgcagaagaaggagagggaCGGCAGGGACCGGGACCGAGACAGGGGGGAAAGGGACAGGCGGCGGTCGCGCAGTGCGGACAGGAACCAGGAGAGACGAGAGCGAAGGCGGAGTCGCAGTGCCAGCCGGGAGAAACGGAGCGAGCGGCGAGACAGGGAGCGAGAGGGTGCCGACGACAGGAGCAAGAGGAAAGAGCGAGACCATCACAAAGATCGAGGCAACGAACGGGAGCGGTCCCGGGATAAGAAGAGCAGGGGGGAGGCCGACGAGCGGCGACACAAAGACGACAGGGACAGACACAGAGACGAGAAGAAGGGGAAGAGGTCGAGCAGAAGTCGGAGCAAGGAGAGGAGGCACAAGGgtggaggggaggagaagagcaggaagagagagtgcagtcacagcagagagagggagcgagagcgCTGTCACAAGCGCAGTCGCAGCAAAGACAGAGGGCATCATCAGAAAGAGTCCAGTAATGATCAGGGCAAACATGACCGACGAAGGAGTCCCAgtgtttaa